The following coding sequences are from one Culex quinquefasciatus strain JHB chromosome 1, VPISU_Cqui_1.0_pri_paternal, whole genome shotgun sequence window:
- the LOC119765206 gene encoding uncharacterized protein LOC119765206, whose amino-acid sequence MRIQSTTWSATSGVCDLWRGRSRESRGRPSAARWNNSRARRLAEETERCYPESVERGNRNRALIAIGGTLGPRWSFMGRSRKSTCRHDGLASSCRSDKKRQMQKVKNRETRQTDNIKSLETDMKKPASMVSTGLRIRSTAMRRC is encoded by the exons ATGAGAATACAAAGCACAACCTGGAGTGCAACGAGTGGCGTTTGCGATTTATGGAGGGGGAGATCACGAGAATCACGAGGACGGCCGAGTGCAGCACGGTGGAACAACAGCAGGGCGAGAAGACTTGCTGAAGAAACAGAACGGTGCTATCCAGAATCGGTCGAACGCGGAAATCGGAATCGAGCATTGATCGCCATCGGTGGGACATTAGGGCCAAGGTGGTCGTTTATGGGGAGGTCAAGAAAAAGTACCTGCAGGCACGACGGACTGGCCAGCAGCTGCAGGAGCGACAAGAAGCGCCAGATGCAGAAAGTGAAAAATCGAGAGACGCGCCAAACGGACAACATCAAAAGCTTGGAGACGGATATGAAAAAGCCGGCGAGTA TGGTGTCAACCGGGTTGCGGATAAGAAGCACCGCAATGAGGCGATGCTAG